The Vespula vulgaris chromosome 2, iyVesVulg1.1, whole genome shotgun sequence genome has a segment encoding these proteins:
- the LOC127072528 gene encoding uncharacterized protein LOC127072528 isoform X7 has product MQSSHSPYILTEDCKSLRRSETCCEFICLNDANEKSDGSGTNLVEGSANYDIGLRSVASFVTAILSLSLLFFLIHRLRQRKIRDSGYPMLVCVAGRQSRQLAEDQRNLGSMGYLERGGLQHSIPMDDMPCGGGYPLWKPANNYFPRGEAPPPYEEAVAAARTEQALLSMAPHTLSPLNFSNGYLQDSNSHSNIAVVASSQDALNSTSPMPSNSNGASTVPLVSSSNVAIGSLTTYTNCHQLNQSEQSTTLNVGTSTATNYSASTNTYENLPVSTGITNFTYQIATASNDTQPLASSHSTISKNYRQHTTFPRQSGAFTISASLPNSDISAHRTIPRTLTNNTTTRIKDIMRDRSTEELFHLPPRNLSPQNLPQSTSPVISNDQEHAQDSNAFCKDVLTSAMNISQIERQQGNVSRKPYDFKPPLNIANEINEDGSFESVACTCSMQTLPTLHDDADDYRSECENCKSATGSRYYLDNEDELVTSPHETMTLHRRPEDTASSATPQYYRTSLTLPTSTRQRTRSTGVRENWFNTMPQSSTESSDEN; this is encoded by the exons ATGCAGTCCTCACATTCACCTTACATCTTAACG GAAGATTGTAAATCTTTGCGAAGAAGCGAAACATGCTGTGAATTTATTTGCTTAAACGACGCTAATGAAAAGTCTGATGGCAGCGGTACCAACTTGGTAGAAGGAAGTGCTAACTATGATATAGGATTACGTTCTGTTGCCAGTTTTGTAACGGCAATATTGTCTTTaagtcttttatttttcttgatacATCGCCTACGTCAACGAAAAATTAGAG ATTCAGGATATCCCATGTTAGTGTGTGTGGCAGGAAGACAAAGCAGACAATTAGCAGAGGACCAAAGAAATCTGGGCAGTATGGGATATTTGGAAAGAGGAGGACTACAGCATAGCATTCCGATGGATGACATGCCCTGCGGCGGTGGGTATCCTTTGTGGAAACCAGCGAACAATTATTTCCCACGTGGAGAAGCACCTCCACCTTACGAAGAAGCTGTAGCTGCTGCTAGAACGGAACAAGCGCTATTATCTATGGCTCCCCATACGTTATCaccattaaatttttcaaatggcTATTTGCAAGATTCTAATAGTCATTCGAACATAGCTGTTGTAGCTAGTAGTCAAGATGCGTTAAATTCGACTTCACCGATGCCTTCGAATAGTAACGGTGCAAGCACTGTCCCATTAGTATCTTCGTCAAACGTAGCGATCGGTTCATTAACCACATATACGAACTGTCATCAGCTTAATCAGAGTGAACAATCAACGACACTTAACGTTGGTACATCTACTGCTACAAATTATTCGGCATCTACGAACACATATGAGAATTTGCCTGTCTCAACTGGTATAACAAATTTCACTTACCAAATTGCCACGGCAAGTAACGATACCCAACCATTAGCAAGTTCACATTCCacaatttcgaaaaattatcgaCAACACACCACATTTCCTCGACAAAGTGGTGCATTTACAATATCCGCGAGCTTACCAAATTCCGATATATCCGCTCATCGTACAATTCCAAGAACGCTGACGAATAACACTACGAcgagaataaaagatattatgaGGGATCGTTCAACGGAAGAACTTTTCCATCTTCCACCGAGAAATTTATCCCCTCAGAATTTGCCGCAATCAACATCACCCGTTATTTCCAATGATCAAGAACATGCGCAAGATTCTAATGCATTTTGCAAGGACGTTTTAACGTCTGCCATGAACATTTCTCAAATTGAAAGACAACAAGGAAACGTTTCGCGAAAACCATATGATTTTAAG CCTCCTTTAAACATTGCTAATGAGATTAACGAAGATGGAAGTTTTGAATCGGTAGCTTGTACTTGCAGCATGCAAACTCTTCCAACTCTTCACGATGACGCGGATGATTATCGTAGCGAGTGTGAAAATTGTAAAAGCGCAACAGGATCTCGTTATTACTTGGATAACGAAGATGAGTTGGTTACATCGCCACACGAAACCATGACATTACATAGGAGACCAGAGGACACAGCATCAAGTGCCACACCTCAGTATTATAGGACTTCTCTTACACTGCCGACAAGTACTCGTCAACGTACCAg gaGTACTGGAGTTCGAGAAAATTGGTTTAATACCATGCCACAAAGCTCTACAGAATCTTCGGATGAAAATtaa